One Mercurialis annua linkage group LG3, ddMerAnnu1.2, whole genome shotgun sequence DNA window includes the following coding sequences:
- the LOC126673928 gene encoding heavy metal-associated isoprenylated plant protein 28-like has protein sequence MTITEMRVHMDCAGCESKIKKALQKLHGVDDIDIDMAMQKVTVMGWAEQKKVLRAVRKTGRRAELWPYPYNPEYYNFKQQYHYQQNHQQTLTDHQPQPDHQVTYYASYDQLCPTSSYNYREHGYSDESYGYYQTPPYSIGVDEQATAMFSDENPHACSIM, from the exons ATGACG ATTACGGAGATGAGGGTGCATATGGATTGTGCTGGCTGTGAGTCTAAAATAAAGAAGGCTCTTCAAAAGCTCCATG gTGTGGATGACATAGACATAGACATGGCCATGCAAAAAGTGACAGTAATGGGTTGGGCAGAGCAGAAGAAAGTTCTTAGAGCAGTAAGAAAAACAGGAAGAAGAGCAGAATTATGGCCATATCCATACAATCCTGAATACTATAACTTCAAACAACAATATCATTATCAGCAGAATCATCAACAAACCCTAACTGATCATCAACCTCAACCTGATCATCAAGTTACGTACTACGCAAGTTATGATCAGCTGTGCCCTACTTCGTCGTACAATTATCGCGAACATGGATACAGTGATGAAAGCTATGGTTATTATCAAACACCACCTTATTCTATTGGTGTTGATGAACAAGCTACTGCCATGTTTAGTGATGAAAATCCTCATGCTTGTTCCATCATGTGA
- the LOC126674359 gene encoding putative lipase C4A8.10 isoform X3, with product MATASLIHVRSVFSSYRFHSTNGAASSPCSCSSSPALNFSSGVNSNWKRNGLKTQAMNTATLGNFGSSKGIGNGSNEPDHLLVLVHGILASPSDWIYVEAELKKRVGRNFLIYASGCNTYTKTFSGIDGAGKRLADEVKQVVKKTDSLKRISFLAHSLGGLFARYAIGVLYSENASDNSQSIDLANSKLSNFKTRSSTRQGKIAGLDPINFVTLATPHLGVRGKKQLPFLLGIPFLEKLAAPIAPIITGRTGGQLFLTDGKPNRPPLLLQMASDCEDVKFISALGAFKCRILYANVSYDHMVGWRTSSIRREKELVKPPRRSLDGYKHVVDVEYCPPVSSDGPHFPPEAAKAKEAAQKEPSTQNTVEYHDIMEVH from the exons atGGCTACTGCTTCTTTAATTCATGTTCGATCCGTTTTTAGTAGTTATAGATTTCATTCTACAAATGGCGCTGCTTCCTCTCCGTGTTCTTGCTCTTCTTCTCCGGCTCTGAATTTCTCTTCCg GTGTAAATAGTAATTGGAAACGTAACGGTCTTAAAACTCAAGCTATGAATACTGCAACTCTAGGAAATTTTGGATCATCCAAGGGAATCGGCAATGGGAGTAATGAGCCTGATCATCTACTCGTTCTGGTCCATGGCATCTTGGCCAG CCCAAGTGACTGGATATATGTAGAAGCGGAATTAAAAAAGCGTGTTGGAAGAAACTTCCTAATATATG CCAGTGGATGTAATACTTACACTAAAACGTTTTCTGGGATTGATGGAGCTGGAAAGCGACTGGCAGATGAA GTTAAGCAAGTAGTAAAGAAGACTGACAGTCTAAAGAGGATTTCCTTTTTAGCCCATTCACTTGGTGGCTTGTTTGCAAGATATGCCATTGGTGTCCTCTATTCCGAGAATGCCTCTGATAATAGCCAGTCGATTGATCTGGCTAATTCTAAACTGTCTAATTTCAAAACAAGGTCCTCCACAAGACAGGGTAAAATTGCAGGGTTGGACCCAATCAATTTTGTTACCCTGGCAACTCCGCATCTTGGGGTGAGAGGGAAAAAACAG CTTCCATTTCTCTTGGGAATTCCCTTTTTAGAGAAACTTGCTGCGCCCATTGCTCCTATTATTACTGGTCGAACGGGTGGTCAGCTCTTCCTTACTGACGGTAAACCTAACAGGCCGCCCCTCCTTTTACAAATGGCTTCAGATTGCGAAGATGTGAAATTTAT ATCTGCACTTGGTGCATTTAAATGCCGCATCCTATATGCAAATGTATCTTATGATC ATATGGTTGGTTGGCGCACTTCCTCTATAAGAAGAGAGAAGGAACTCGTTAAG CCCCCTCGGAGATCTTTGGACGGCTACAAGCATGTTGTAGATGTTGAGTATTGTCCACCAGTCTCATCTGACGGTCCTCATTTCCCTCCAGAAGCTGCAAAGGCAAAGGAGGCAGCACAAAAAGAACCCAGTACGCAAAACACGGTGGAGTATCACGATATCATGGAAG TTCATTAA
- the LOC126675122 gene encoding ervatamin-B-like: protein MAFSNQTKFIYLILAIFVFQVRSRTLIIEDAAIVEKHEEWMIHHGRIYHNSETKEKRFQIFQINRRNIHNFNKASNKTYELDLNHFADLTNKEFLTTYTGYRAQEVAQTINKSTKAPTDYHITDVPESIDWRQRGVVTGVKFQGECGSCWAFSAVAAVEALIGNGVSLSIQQLLDCTYESNGCRGGTMNSAFRYMAQNQGITLESFYPYQLMQTTCMISNGVIKIGGYEDVPPNDEEKLKGFVSMRPVSVAVDASSDYFRFYSNGIFPAQDCGNSLNHGVLLVGYGTSVDGIKYWLIKNSWGTQWGEDGYMRLERDASVYGGACGVAMDPSFPFL, encoded by the exons ATGGCATTCTCAAACCAaacaaaattcatatatttgattttagcaatttttgtgtttcaaGTTAGATCAAGAACATTGATCATCGAAGATGCCGCCATTGTTGAGAAGCATGAAGAATGGATGATTCATCATGGACGTATCTATCATAATAGCGAAACAAAAGAGAAGCGgtttcaaatattccaaatcAATCGGAGAAATATTCATAATTTCAATAAAGCATCAAATAAAACTTATGAGTTAGATCTCAATCATTTTGCAGACTTAACTAATAAAGAATTTCTCACTACTTATACCGGCTATAGAGCACAAGAAGTAGCccaaacaataaataaatcaacCAAAGCACCAACAGATTATCATATCACTGATGTTCCCGAGAGTATTGACTGGAGGCAGAGAGGTGTTGTTACCGGTGTTAAATTCCAAGGCGAATGTG GATCTTGTTGGGCATTTTCAGCTGTGGCAGCCGTAGAAGCTCTTATAGGTAACGGTGTCTCACTATCAATACAACAACTGCTAGATTGCACATATGAAAGTAACGGTTGCAGAGGCGGTACTATGAATTCTGCTTTTAGGTATATGGCGCAAAATCAAGGAATAACTTTAGAATCATTTTATCCTTATCAATTAATGCAAACAACTTGTATGATAAGTAATGGTGTAATTAAAATCGGTGGTTACGAGGATGTACCACCTAATGATGAggaaaaattgaaaggttttgTGTCAATGCGACCTGTGTCGGTAGCCGTTGATGCAAGCTCagattattttagattttacaGTAATGGAATATTTCCAGCTCAAGATTGTGGAAATTCGTTGAATCACGGTGTTCTTTTAGTTGGATATGGAACAAGTGTAGATGGAATAAAATATTGGTTAATTAAGAATTCATGGGGGACTCAATGGGGAGAAGATGGATACATGAGATTGGAAAGAGATGCCAGCGTCTACGGTGGTGCTTGCGGTGTTGCAATGGATCCTTcatttccttttctttaa
- the LOC126674359 gene encoding putative lipase C4A8.10 isoform X2, with protein MNTATLGNFGSSKGIGNGSNEPDHLLVLVHGILASPSDWIYVEAELKKRVGRNFLIYASGCNTYTKTFSGIDGAGKRLADEVKQVVKKTDSLKRISFLAHSLGGLFARYAIGVLYSENASDNSQSIDLANSKLSNFKTRSSTRQGKIAGLDPINFVTLATPHLGVRGKKQLPFLLGIPFLEKLAAPIAPIITGRTGGQLFLTDGKPNRPPLLLQMASDCEDVKFISALGAFKCRILYANVSYDHMVGWRTSSIRREKELVKPPRRSLDGYKHVVDVEYCPPVSSDGPHFPPEAAKAKEAAQKEPSTQNTVEYHDIMEEEMIHGLQQLGWKKVDVSFHSAFWPFFAHNNIHVKNEWFHNAGAGVIAHVADSIKQQENSVFPLVTASL; from the exons ATGAATACTGCAACTCTAGGAAATTTTGGATCATCCAAGGGAATCGGCAATGGGAGTAATGAGCCTGATCATCTACTCGTTCTGGTCCATGGCATCTTGGCCAG CCCAAGTGACTGGATATATGTAGAAGCGGAATTAAAAAAGCGTGTTGGAAGAAACTTCCTAATATATG CCAGTGGATGTAATACTTACACTAAAACGTTTTCTGGGATTGATGGAGCTGGAAAGCGACTGGCAGATGAA GTTAAGCAAGTAGTAAAGAAGACTGACAGTCTAAAGAGGATTTCCTTTTTAGCCCATTCACTTGGTGGCTTGTTTGCAAGATATGCCATTGGTGTCCTCTATTCCGAGAATGCCTCTGATAATAGCCAGTCGATTGATCTGGCTAATTCTAAACTGTCTAATTTCAAAACAAGGTCCTCCACAAGACAGGGTAAAATTGCAGGGTTGGACCCAATCAATTTTGTTACCCTGGCAACTCCGCATCTTGGGGTGAGAGGGAAAAAACAG CTTCCATTTCTCTTGGGAATTCCCTTTTTAGAGAAACTTGCTGCGCCCATTGCTCCTATTATTACTGGTCGAACGGGTGGTCAGCTCTTCCTTACTGACGGTAAACCTAACAGGCCGCCCCTCCTTTTACAAATGGCTTCAGATTGCGAAGATGTGAAATTTAT ATCTGCACTTGGTGCATTTAAATGCCGCATCCTATATGCAAATGTATCTTATGATC ATATGGTTGGTTGGCGCACTTCCTCTATAAGAAGAGAGAAGGAACTCGTTAAG CCCCCTCGGAGATCTTTGGACGGCTACAAGCATGTTGTAGATGTTGAGTATTGTCCACCAGTCTCATCTGACGGTCCTCATTTCCCTCCAGAAGCTGCAAAGGCAAAGGAGGCAGCACAAAAAGAACCCAGTACGCAAAACACGGTGGAGTATCACGATATCATGGAAG AGGAAATGATACACGGCTTACAACAATTGGGATGGAAAAAAGTCGATGTCAGCTTCCATTCCGCATTCTGGCCCTTCTTTGCCCACAACAACATAcat GTGAAGAATGAATGGTTTCACAATGCTGGCGCTGGAGTAATTGCACATGTTGCAGACAGCATAAAGCAGCAAGAAAACTCCGTCTTTCCGCTAGTTACTGCTAGCTTGTAG
- the LOC126674359 gene encoding uncharacterized protein LOC126674359 isoform X1, with amino-acid sequence MATASLIHVRSVFSSYRFHSTNGAASSPCSCSSSPALNFSSGVNSNWKRNGLKTQAMNTATLGNFGSSKGIGNGSNEPDHLLVLVHGILASPSDWIYVEAELKKRVGRNFLIYASGCNTYTKTFSGIDGAGKRLADEVKQVVKKTDSLKRISFLAHSLGGLFARYAIGVLYSENASDNSQSIDLANSKLSNFKTRSSTRQGKIAGLDPINFVTLATPHLGVRGKKQLPFLLGIPFLEKLAAPIAPIITGRTGGQLFLTDGKPNRPPLLLQMASDCEDVKFISALGAFKCRILYANVSYDHMVGWRTSSIRREKELVKPPRRSLDGYKHVVDVEYCPPVSSDGPHFPPEAAKAKEAAQKEPSTQNTVEYHDIMEEEMIHGLQQLGWKKVDVSFHSAFWPFFAHNNIHVKNEWFHNAGAGVIAHVADSIKQQENSVFPLVTASL; translated from the exons atGGCTACTGCTTCTTTAATTCATGTTCGATCCGTTTTTAGTAGTTATAGATTTCATTCTACAAATGGCGCTGCTTCCTCTCCGTGTTCTTGCTCTTCTTCTCCGGCTCTGAATTTCTCTTCCg GTGTAAATAGTAATTGGAAACGTAACGGTCTTAAAACTCAAGCTATGAATACTGCAACTCTAGGAAATTTTGGATCATCCAAGGGAATCGGCAATGGGAGTAATGAGCCTGATCATCTACTCGTTCTGGTCCATGGCATCTTGGCCAG CCCAAGTGACTGGATATATGTAGAAGCGGAATTAAAAAAGCGTGTTGGAAGAAACTTCCTAATATATG CCAGTGGATGTAATACTTACACTAAAACGTTTTCTGGGATTGATGGAGCTGGAAAGCGACTGGCAGATGAA GTTAAGCAAGTAGTAAAGAAGACTGACAGTCTAAAGAGGATTTCCTTTTTAGCCCATTCACTTGGTGGCTTGTTTGCAAGATATGCCATTGGTGTCCTCTATTCCGAGAATGCCTCTGATAATAGCCAGTCGATTGATCTGGCTAATTCTAAACTGTCTAATTTCAAAACAAGGTCCTCCACAAGACAGGGTAAAATTGCAGGGTTGGACCCAATCAATTTTGTTACCCTGGCAACTCCGCATCTTGGGGTGAGAGGGAAAAAACAG CTTCCATTTCTCTTGGGAATTCCCTTTTTAGAGAAACTTGCTGCGCCCATTGCTCCTATTATTACTGGTCGAACGGGTGGTCAGCTCTTCCTTACTGACGGTAAACCTAACAGGCCGCCCCTCCTTTTACAAATGGCTTCAGATTGCGAAGATGTGAAATTTAT ATCTGCACTTGGTGCATTTAAATGCCGCATCCTATATGCAAATGTATCTTATGATC ATATGGTTGGTTGGCGCACTTCCTCTATAAGAAGAGAGAAGGAACTCGTTAAG CCCCCTCGGAGATCTTTGGACGGCTACAAGCATGTTGTAGATGTTGAGTATTGTCCACCAGTCTCATCTGACGGTCCTCATTTCCCTCCAGAAGCTGCAAAGGCAAAGGAGGCAGCACAAAAAGAACCCAGTACGCAAAACACGGTGGAGTATCACGATATCATGGAAG AGGAAATGATACACGGCTTACAACAATTGGGATGGAAAAAAGTCGATGTCAGCTTCCATTCCGCATTCTGGCCCTTCTTTGCCCACAACAACATAcat GTGAAGAATGAATGGTTTCACAATGCTGGCGCTGGAGTAATTGCACATGTTGCAGACAGCATAAAGCAGCAAGAAAACTCCGTCTTTCCGCTAGTTACTGCTAGCTTGTAG